From Xyrauchen texanus isolate HMW12.3.18 chromosome 36, RBS_HiC_50CHRs, whole genome shotgun sequence, one genomic window encodes:
- the brca2 gene encoding breast cancer type 2 susceptibility protein, protein MFEDFFDQIEKELGPLYPDWFEELTAQASRDEGGLDISKEEDEEEYTAKGPETSALASQLFSTPKIFKQRHLQSPDSIYNEDSPYQVTNGVSSACPWTDSSPCLFGSAKDRFDRSCRQPGDCFGLLDTPKTSLARSAKQISESLGAQMNPDLSWSSSFNTPSSLTPTVMLPKTEDHAPSASCLKDKEAIFVRKLFPSLSKGSESSGTLCERASSVKQDVRSTSETVQADGQGGKPICSPDSSSDINGLWKQSVPNAIEDGDICSTVQNVLDGAEDVLSIFFSNSTSALRRVKSKDRNRRRINDSSKDFKSTVPISEPGEMLNGDKTHTDDLEAKSSIENKDVMQWTPLSLSDSSLNEGFSSGLPLINNHKTVASNETNGGTFLDQHILKDFASQNSHIFSSSVERVKSFPNAHAEGSLCQKSLFDKSPAFTLARKPRRFVYQVQRSELLKTFTTINNKLEHTLTGKPPEDKKSSGLNESRLITEETVNHQTWRQITAVQQITADPHEIDQGLNMTQLSKAFAEDFTQEIMSGGGPPDTHVQTDQNGPISSTFRICQGQSEFELDQKNKDGIYQQDSQDNPDDSSAVADVSVSSPNKSTVALTTFEISHDSGCPTTFSGFDGMTASCTGTMDIFSEFKSANNKIITVPHEAIKSAKPSLDEDIGDRLFNTLNETTPKHNHTKETVSKSISDSTNTTSSPLGQSILPKHASRTCDSNVLPSPGLLCSKGIKQNISICFSPQSNECDDKIGSERNITVSDVDLQKAGTLLKEKLERDSDSLKWTNQKLESQRGAERQIVLDINIKHKPNTAESSRDDVENCPLTASQKADVTELCNLLEDGDSQYEFTQLKLKKFGSDNHHNSERDWDSDLLNGIDFDDSFNSDAGKGKHQFNTDASSINNSVHTNNEHEHAPVKTLDGDKLGTISMETQDEMVHSLTAKDNVGEGLKHALVELCSFSEKTNGFGFKTAKGNTIIISETSLNKARHFFEEDDIDVNRKDNKADTEVLNPEQSRGHSEMEPLASTSDSMDKENKTHLQGRQDENFSCGDVNAAFKDFEINNLVTGNSLDRKAAVRVNSNSNFGFSTAKGEKLNVSEKALLQARKLFIDVDSLAEPETLELAFHTSGKHDNSFSTSSLQKTKAVSLSETSIEKKLSGSPKLPYVSSYNIKEQKSDNDTKGVFTNICPSTSYMPQSVHGHGFQTASGKGVSISAKALKNAKAIFKDCDENIDYLKSSKMGESNAKMDIENVKITNGFTTPSGRSVTFAAEVINDANAVFKDYDGVTDFSLHANGDIVNESNYYSMKTCQDNLVYDCEKPSLDKKHTQEEGCEQKVKECKKDFQSEFSSLLPLNVNCGFSTASGKNVSVSAEALQRAKDVLSESVDGFTKNNGSRKTKQNVDFQTDTSSSGKCVGFSTAGEKKVVISATALQRARSLFKDCEDDSLASEDLQPQSCKGFSTAVAGYDKTSFSDEPKMCSDLQSVQHESSYGKSCPVSEKVPSKSSSSSGEHKGFCTAGGKKVAVSATALQRARCLFTDCEDVGFASEELLSEKVPSEPGRSFARSENIGDENQKCDQLNVKNYGFSTASGKVVSVSLVALEEASNIFRDCNTQVTGTDNQPHQTNSSKCHPSKAPQDIPAQLDLHSLDFSSCTVTQQKYFEQEAMACTKALIEDDDLNEPTGLVTSEGTYCKKSSSFHGLRTLGSLDHNKRKCQLDADSIADSGQPPFKQQLISEFDQTSYAKSLSLSPMKSCPNGTLRDRRIFKYNVHLQPNVTCPNRDYMVQKLNDLDNIGQSDPEERVFVTPIRKTMKTERPKSQDVSVAFTDFIPPFKKEFKDNIGHSNSLLKHACESKTPFGQSTALDKRLSTPTPNAHSVSLHCAEKSLSVVSKPEAAISVENIPLENLDSKERDTEAWQETMQLARNMQDMRLQKKKRQNIRPLPGSLYLAKTSGVSRIGLRNAVGHKCPGQYTLEELYQHGVHYEVAQITSENAESFRFDCNQFLNREVFMESGFVQLADGGCLVPDCKGTVGKDEFYRALCDTPGVDPKLITDAWVFNHYRWIVWKQASMERAFPDVMGSLCMTPEQVLLQLKFRYDVEVDHSRRSALRRIMERDDTPAKTIVLCVCGIANTSLAKAEDKSTDAKVESTVIWLTDGWYSIKGLLDPPLSAMLQKGRLRIGDKIRINGAELTGSQEACPPLEAPDFLMLKISANSTRRARWDTKLGYCRDPRPFRLPLSSLYAAGGVVSCVDIVVLRSYPTQWMEKKPNGIFIFRNDRAEDREARKHSNSKQKTMELIISKIQAQFDKEMEGKKKSQGRRRTFNRHDIEALHDGEDLNEAMECDPAVETHLSKRQMEAVSKYRQSLGEKRQEELQERVRKSMTETQETEGGCRDRDVTPVWKLSITDAKEDLQSDYVYTLNIWRPSAELYSLLREGRRYRAYHLATSEGKKRSGIAHIQLTATKKTLFQDIEVSPEWLGLHFHARECISFRELQNPQISSPCGEVDIVGYIVSIVDRQGSSPVLYLVDEKFDLVSVRTSSNLEQLAVEELVKPRALVALSNLQLRPFSGLVPSLYAGEQALFSINPKELHLKEAIAHLKTFVLTCEQFFSIAEEKVFDLVPSGVLGPFQSPRTPCAQSTPKMNCRVNVTPQQKGSIFSPFTPVNKRPHVSASNSESKDLTSLKRKRCLDYLSHIPSPPPLTPLKTKASPCINRTFNPPRRCVTPIPHQKGKELAHASHHPSAEEQWVPDEELVMIDTQALLDGQREGWLEK, encoded by the exons CTAAAACAGAGGATCATGCTCCATCTGCAAGTTGCCTTAAAGACAAAGAAGCAATT TTTGTGCGGAAACTTTTTCCATCCCTCTCAAAAGGCTCTGAAAGTAGTGGGACGTTATGTGAGAGAGCATCTTCAGTAAAACAGGATG TGAGATCCACAAGTGAGACTGTCCAGGCTGATGGCCAGGGAGGAAAGCCTATTTGCTCCCCAGATTCATCGTCTGATATCAATGGTCTATGGAAGCAGTCTGTGCCTAATGCTATAGAGGATGGGGATATCTGCAGCACAGTGCAGAATGTTCTTGATGGTGCTGAGGATGTGTTGTCTATTTTCTTCAGCAATAGCACTTCAGCTCTGCGGAGAGTCAAATCCAAAGATAGGAACAGAAGGAGAATAAACGATTCTTCAAAAGATTTCAAATCAACTGTTCCAATTTCAGAGCCAGGAGAGATGTTAAATGGAGATAAAACTCATACAGATGATTTAGAAGCAAAAAGCTCCATCGAAAACAAAGATGTCATGCAGTGGACCCCACTAAGTTTGTCAGACTCCAGCCTTAATGAAGGGTTTTCCTCTGGCTTGCCTTTAATAAACAATCACAAAACTGTTGCATCCAATGAAACGAATGGTGGCACTTTTTTGGACCAGCATATTCTCAAAGACTTCGCCTCACAAAATAGCCACATTTTTTCAAGTAGTGTTGAAAGAGTCAAGTCTTTTCCAAATGCCCATGCAGAAGGATCTCTGTGTCAGAAGTCTTTATTTGATAAATCGCCTGCTTTCACGCTTGCTAGAAAACCCAGGAGATTTGTGTATCAAGTGCAGAGGTCAGAATTGTTGAAAACATTTACAACAATTAACAACAAATTGGAGCACACACTGACAG GAAAACCCCCTGAAGACAAGAAATCCAGTGGCCTTAATGAGTCCAGATTAATCACTGAAGAGACGGTCAATCATCAGACATGGCGACAAATCACTGCTGTTCAACAGATCACGGCAGATCCTCACGAAATTGATCAAGGACTGAATATGACACAACTTTCCAAGGCGTTTGCAGAGGATTTCACACAAGAAATAATGTCTGGAGGGGGACCGCCTGACACACATGTACAAACTGACCAAAATGGCCCCATTTCATCCACATTCAGAATCTGCCAAGGTCAGTCTGAGTTTGAGTTAGACCAGAAGAATAAAGATGGTATTTACCAGCAGGACTCTCAAGATAATCCCGATGACAGCTCTGCGGTTGCAGATGTATCTGTCAGCTCCCCAAACAAGTCAACCGTTGCACTCACAACTTTTGAAATCAGTCATGACAGTGGTTGTCCCACCACATTTTCAGGTTTTGATGGGATGACTGCATCTTGCACAGGCACCATGGACATATTTTCTGAATTTAAAAGCGCAAACAACAAGATCATAACTGTTCCTCATGAGGCTATAAAGAGTGCCAAACCATCATTAGATGAGGATATAGGGGACCGTTTGTTCAACACCTTAAATGAAACCACTCCAAAACATAACCACACAAAAGAAACCGTTTCCAAATCAATTTCAGACAGCACTAATACAACAAGTTCACCCTTAGGACAGTCCATCCTTCCTAAACATGCATCAAGAACTTGTGATAGCAATGTTCTGCCCAGTCCAGGACTCTTATGTTCAAAGGGCATTAAACAGAATATTTCAATCTGCTTTTCACCACAGTCAAATGAATGTGATGATAAAATTGGTTCAGAGAGGAATATTACAGTTTCAGATgttgaccttcagaaagctgggACTCTTTTGAAAGAGAAATTGGAGAGAGACTCTGATTCATTGAAGTGGACTAATCAAAAACTGGAATCCCAAAGAGGTGCTGAAAGACAGATTGTGTTAGACATTAACATCAAGCACAAACCCAACACAGCGGAATCCAGCCGTGATGATGTTGAGAACTGCCCTTTGACGGCTTCACAAAAGGCTGATGTTACAGAATTGTGCAATCTTTTGGAGGATGGGGATAGCCAGTATGAATTCACTCagttaaaattaaaaaagtttgGTTCAGACAACCACCACAACTCTGAAAGAGATTGGGATTCTGATCTCCTTAATGGTATTGACTTTGATGATAGTTTTAACTCTGATGCTGGGAAAGGAAAGCACCAATTCAATACAGATGCTTCTTCGATAAACAATTCTGTTCatactaacaatgaacatgaaCATGCTCCAGTAAAAACTTTAGATGGTGATAAATTAGGTACCATATCAATGGAAACACAAGATGAAATGGTGCATTCGTTAACGGCTAAGGACAATGTGGGTGAGGGCCTAAAACATGCATTGGTAGAATTGTGCAGTTTCAGTGAAAAAACAAATGGTTTTGGTTTTAAAACCGCTAAAGGGAACACTATAATAATTTCTGAAACGAGTTTAAACAAAGCAAGGCACTTTTTTGAAGAGGACGATATAGATGTGAACAGAAAAGACAACAAGGCAGATACAGAGGTGCTAAATCCAGAACAATCCAGAGGGCATTCTGAAATGGAGCCTTTAGCCAGTACTTCTGACAGTATGGACAAGGAAAATAAAACCCACCTTCAGGGAAGACAAGATGAAAATTTCAGCTGTGGAGATGTGAATGCAGCTTTTAAAGACTTTGAAATAAATAACCTAGTGACAGGAAATAGTTTGGATAGAAAAGCAGCTGTCCGTGTTAACTCAAATAGCAATTTTGGCTTTAGTACAGCTAAGGGAGAGAAGCTGAATGTGTCTGAAAAGGCCCTTCTGCAAGCAAGAAAACTTTTTATTGATGTTGACAGCTTAGCGGAGCCAGAAACTCTGGAACTTGCTTTCCACACTTCTGGAAAGCATGACAACTCTTTTTCAACATCAAGCCTTCAGAAAACAAAAGCTGTTTCTTTGAGTGAAACATCTATAGAAAAAAAACTGTCCGGCTCACCCAAATTACCCTATGTTTCTTCCTACAACATTAAAGAACAGAAATCTGACAATGACACTAAAGGAGTGTTCACAAACATTTGTCCCTCAACAAGTTATATGCCTCAGTCAGTGCATGGCCATGGCTTTCAGACAGCCAGTGGGAAGGGAGTTTCCATTTCAGCCAAAGCACTTAAAAACGCAAAGGCCATATTCAAAGACTGTGATGAAAATATTGACTACTTGAAATCATCAAAAATGGGGGAGAGTAATGCCAAAATGGacattgaaaatgtcaaaataacaaaTGGATTTACGACCCCAAGTGGTAGAAGTGTGACATTTGCAGCAGAGGTGATCAATGATGCAAATGCTGTTTTCAAAGACTATGATGGTGTTACTGATTTCTCATTGCATGCAAATGGTGACATAGTAAATGAAAGCAATTATTACAGCATGAAAACATGTCAGGATAACCTGGTTTATGACTGCGAAAAACCTTCCTTGGACAAGAAACACACTCAGGAAGAAGGATGTGAGCAGAaagtaaaagaatgtaaaaaagaCTTTCAAAGTGAATTCTCCTCTTTGCTTCCTCTTAATGTCAACTGTGGTTTCAGTACAGCTAGTGGTAAAAATGTATCTGTCTCAGCTGAAGCACTCCAGAGAGCTAAGGATGTTCTGTCAGAGTCAGTTGATGGTTTCACAAAAAACAATGGTTCTAGAAAGACAAAGCAGAATGTGGACTTCCAAACAGATACCAGTTCCTCAGGAAAATGCGTTGGATTCTCTACAGCGGGTGAGAAGAAGGTTGTCATCTCTGCTACTGCTCTGCAAAGGGCAAGGAGTCTCTTTAAAGATTGTGAAGATGACAGTTTAGCGTCTGAGGATCTTCAACCCCAAAGTTGTAAAGGCTTCAGCACTGCTGTTGCAGGTTATGATAAAACCTCCTTCAGTGATGAGCCTAAAATGTGCTCAGATTTACAAAGTGTACAACATGAAAGCTCCTATGGAAAGAGTTGCCCAGTGTCAGAGAAGGTCCCATCTAAATCTTCGAGTTCATCAGGTGAACACAAAGGTTTCTGTACTGCAGGTGGGAAGAAGGTAGCCGTCTCTGCTACTGCACTGCAAAGGGCAAGATGTCTCTTTACAGATTGTGAAGATGTGGGTTTTGCATCTGAGGAACTTTTATCAGAGAAAGTCCCATCTGAACCTGGGAGATCTTTTGCAAGGAGTGAGAACATTGGGGATGAAAACCAAAAATGTGATCAActaaatgtgaaaaattatgGTTTCAGCACAGCCAGTGGTAAAGTTGTTTCTGTATCACTGGTTGCCCTTGAGGAAGCTTCTAACATATTCAGAGATTGTAATACTCAAGTTACTGGCACTGATAACCAGCCACATCAAACTAATTCCTCAAAATGTCACCCTTCAAAAGCACCTCAGGATATACCTGCACAATTAGACTTGCACTCTTTGGATTTTAGCAGTTGCACAGTCACTCAGCAGAAGTATTTTGAGCAGGAGGCTATGGCTTGCACTAAAGCTTTAATAGAAGATGATGACTTGAATGAACCAACTGGGTTGGTGACTTCAGAAGGCACTTACTGCAAAAAAAGTTCATCTTTTCATGGTCTACGGACACTGGGGTCTCTCGACCATAACAAGAGGAAATGTCAGCTAGATGCCGACAGTATAGCAG ATTCAGGTCAACCTCCTTTTAAACAACAGCTTATCTCAGAGTTTGACCAGACTTCATATGCAAAATCCTTGAGTCTCTCCCCAATGAAAAGCTGTCCTAATG GAACTCTAAGAGACAGGCGCATTTTCAAATACAATGTCCATCTCCAGCCTAATGTCACCTGTCCAAACCG GGATTATATGGTCCAGAAGTTGAATGACCTTGACAACATTGGACAGTCAGACCCTGAGGAAAGGGTGTTTGTGACCCCCATTAGAAAGACTATGAAGACTGAGAGACCAAAAAGTCAAGATGTCTCTGTAGCGTTCACTGATTTTATTCCACCATTCAAAAAGGAATTCAAAGACAATATTGGTCATAGCAATAGCCTGCTCAAACATGCATGTGAATCTAAAACTCCATTTGGCCAGAGTACAGCATTGGATAAAAGATTGAGTACACCTACCCCAAATGCCCACAGCGTTTCTCTGCATTGTGCTGAGAAGAGCCTAAGTGTTGTTTCTAAGCCTGAAGCAGCCATTTCGGTGGAAAACATACCTTTGGAAAACCTTGATTCTAAAGAAAGAG ACACTGAGGCATGGCAGGAGACCATGCAGCTAGCCAGGAATATGCAAGACATGAGGcttcaaaagaagaaaagacaGAATATTCGTCCTCTGCCTGGCAGCCTTTACCTTGCTAAGACCTCTGGTGTCTCCAGAATAGGTCTGAGAAATGCTGTTGGACACAAATGTCCAGGTCAATACACTTTGGAGgag CTGTATCAACATGGTGTTCATTATGAAGTCGCTCAGATTACCAGTGAAAATGCTGAATCATTCAGATTTGACTGTAATCAGTTCCTCAACCGTGAGGTCTTTATGGAGTCTGGTTTTGTCCAGCTGGCTGATGGAGGCTGTTTGGTTCCAGACTGTAAGGGTACTGTGGGGAAAGATGAGTTCTACAG AGCGTTGTGTGATACCCCTGGTGTTGATCCCAAACTGATCACTGATGCCTGGGTGTTTAACCACTATCGATGGATTGTGTGGAAACAGGCATCCATGGAAAGAGCTTTTCCAGATGTGATGGGTAGCCTGTGTATGACTCCAGAGCAAGTACTTCTGCAGCTGAAATTCAG ATATGATGTGGAGGTGGACCACAGTAGGAGATCTGCTCTCAGGAGGATCATGGAGAGGGATGACACTCCAGCTAAGACAATAGTGCTCTGTGTATGTGGTATTGCTAACACTAGTCTAGCAAAAGCTGAGGACAAGAGCACTGATGCAAAGGTGGAGTCTACTGTGATCTGGCTCACGGATGGCTGGTACTCCATCAAAGGCCTGTTGGACCCTCCGCTTTCTGCAATGCTGCAAAAGGGTCGTCTCAGAATCGGTGATAAGATCAGGATCAATGGAGCTGAGCTAACTGGTTCCCAAGAAGCCTGTCCACCTCTGGAAGCTCCCGATTTTCTGATGCTAAAG ATTTCAGCTAACAGTACAAGACGAGCTCGGTGGGACACTAAGCTGGGGTACTGTCGTGACCCTCGACCTTTTAGGCTCCCGCTCTCCTCCCTGTATGCTGCTGGAGGTGTAGTGAGCTGTGTGGACATTGTGGTGTTGAGAAGTTACCCCACTCAG TGGATGGAGAAGAAGCCCAATGGCATCTTTATATTTCGCAATGATCGTGCAGAAGATCGAGAGGCCAGAAAACACAGCAACTCAAAGCAGAAAACCATGGAGCTTATCATTTCCAAAATACAGGCCCAGTTTGATAAAGAGATGGAAG GTAAGAAAAAAAGCCAAGGCAGAAGGAGGACATTTAATCGACATGATATTGAAGCTCTGCATGATGGGGAAGATCTGAATGAAGCAATGGAGTGTGACCCAGCTGTTGAG ACTCATCTAAGTAAGAGGCAGATGGAGGCTGTGAGCAAGTACAGGCAGAGTCTGGGGGAGAAGAGACAGGAAGAACTGCAGGAGCGTGTGCGTAAGTCCATGACAGAGACACAGGAAACTGAAGGAGGGTGCCGAGATCGAGACGTCACTCCTGTTTGGAAGCTCAGCATTACAGATGCCAAGGAGGACCTGCAAAGTGACTATG TTTACACACTGAATATCTGGCGGCCGTCAGCAGAGTTGTATAGTCTACTTAGAGAGGGACGCAGGTACAGGGCGTATCATCTTGCCACATCAGAGGGCAAGAAACGCTCAGGCATTGCTCACATTCAGCTCACTGCCACCAAGAAAACACTCTTCCAGGACATTGAG GTGTCTCCAGAATGGTTAGGTCTGCATTTCCATGCAAGAGAATGCATCAGCTTCAGAGAACTTCAAAATCCACAAATTAGCTCGCCCTGTGGAGAAGTGGATATTGTGGGATATATTGTCTCCATAGTGGACAGACAAG GGAGCTCTCCAGTACTGTACCTTGTGGATGAGAAGTTTGATCTGGTCTCTGTGAGAACCTCCAGCAATTTGGAACAGTTAGCTGTAGAAGAGCTGGTAAAACCTAGAGCCCTGGTTGCTCTTAGTAACCTTCAGTTGAGGCCATTCTCTGGGCTTGTGCCAAGTCTTTATGCAGGAGAACAAGCACTCTTCTCCATAAACCCCAAGGAATTGCATCTAAAAGAAGCTATAGCCCATCTGAAGACTTTTGTACTG ACCTGTGAGCAGTTTTTCAGCATTGCAGAGGAGAAGGTCTTCGATCTAGTTCCTTCAGGTGTTTTGGGCCCTTTTCAGTCTCCAAGAACTCCATGTGCACAGTCTACTCCAAAAATGAACTGCAGAGTTAAT GTAACCCCTCAGCAGAAAGGCAGTATTTTCTCACCTTTCACTCCAGTAAACAAGAGACCACATGTATCTGCAAGCAACAGTGAAAGCAAAGATCTCACAAGCTTGAAAAGAAAACGATGTCTGGACTACCTGTCACACATCCCCTCCCCTCCACCACTCACCCCTTTGAAAACAAAAGCATCTCCATGCATTAACAGGACCTTCAATCCCCCACGGAGATGTGTGACTCCCATACCTCATCAGAAAGGGAAGGAGCTAGCCCATGCCTCACATCACCCATCGGCAGAGGAACAGTGGGTACCTGATGAAGAGCTAGTGATGATTGACACCCAGGCATTACTGGATGGCCAAAGAGAAGGCTGGTTGGAAAAGTGA